The segment TTAAAGTAACCTTCGCGTCAGGGTTATCTTGTAACACCTCCATTACGTCAAGTAATGCATCTGCACTTACTTCAGTAATATTAGATTCATCATAACCAAAGAAAACTCTTTTATCACCTATCTGCTTAACAACAGAATTTATTTTATTTGTTGTATTTGCTCCTTTTTTTGGGCAAGAACTTACACCAGTAAGTAATAAACAAAAACAGCACATTATAACCAGTCTACTCCACATTACTAAACCTCCATAAATTTTAAATAGTGCGTAACTTTAATTTCAGTAGCTAATATCTCTCCATATTGTAATATAGTCAAGAGAAATAAAATACTAAATACTTTTTCTACAACCTTACAATTAATTTTCTTATAATATGCTGGACTCTGAGTAGAAAAATCCAATGAAGGAATAAAAAGTACAATTTTTTATTGTACTTTAAGCAAATATACTTTTAACTTTATTATTAATCTATCACGATGTTAAACAGATGTTTTCTAAAATAATGAACAAACATGAAATCTTATAAATTTTTAGAGGAAGTATTATATAGGGTAAAGAATATCGAAAATACGCTAAAAGTACTAAACCAAAGCCAATTGAATATAGAGGACAAAGTTGAACAAATGAGTCTTCTAGAAGAAATCAGACATGAAATTATCTCTCATGACGTAATAAAGGAATCATTAGCAGATGCTCTTGGTAACAAAAAAAGTGCAAATACTCAGCAGCTCAAGTTAATAGAGAGAATACATAAAAGCAACAGTGCTGTTCCTATTGATTTAGTAAAGTCTTTATCCAAAGCTAAAGTTGAATGCCAAAATTTATGGAAGCTATCTCATTCTGAAACCAGTAACTTAGAAAAACTAAAAGAACGTTTTACTGATTTAATCAAACTCATTCGCGAAGTAGCTTCTATAAAATCGCAGCAATTAAAATGCTCAAAATACGACTCACTGCTTGCTGACTCTGACTCTGATATCACAGAAAAGAATATAAAGGAAGTATTCCCCAAGGTAGGCAAATTTTTTAGCGAAAATGTAGATAAAATAATTGAAAAGCAGAAAAAGGATAAGGTTACTAATATACAAAAAATTGCTACTCAGAAACAGATTGAACTTGGCTCATTATGTTTACAGCAAATGGGTATTGCACTAAATGAGATTCGTACTTCTTATTACCACCATATAGATTACGATGAATCTGATTTTTGTTATGGTTTATTTTCACTTTTACGGCATAGTGGTTATGCAATTTATCAAAAATGTTTAGCGCAAAATTCTATAAGTAGTCCAATTACGAGACATGTTATGTATGAAACTCAAGGGTTATTCATGGAAAGGATGATTGGAACATCCAGAGAATTTATTGAGTTCATTCAACCACACATAAAAGAGAAATTTACTATAAAAGGCAAAACTAATAGCAGTGTTGAAAATTTGTGCTTGGTTTTCAATGAAATAAACCTTTCTTCTTTTTTAAAAAATGCAGATGAATTTAGTCTGTTAGCTCATATTATGTTGAGAACTAAGTTAGAACAGGATATAATAAATGGCACATTGGAAGTCAAAGACCTGCATGATGCGTGGTTGGAAGGTATGAAGCACTATAAAATTCCAGTAAAAGCTAAAAATGAGCTAAACACTTATTTTCAAGATGAATATTGGGCAAGCGGTGTTATGGGCTACTTTCCTATAAAAATTATTGCTTTAATTGCTGCTGTGCAGATTTTCTCTTTCGTTAAAAAGAATCATTACGAATCATTAAGTGCTATAATAAAAGGAGATTTTAGTTTACTTATCAGCTGGTTATCTCAAAATGTATACAGTGCAAAGTGTGGCCTGGAACTGCTAAAAAAAGTAACAGGTAAGGGTTTAGACGTTGAGTGTGTTACTTACTACTTATCTGAAAAGTATAATTTGTCTTAATAAATGGTTTTCTTGAGTTATGTATGAATTTTGTTCGAAAATTAACCGGAAAGTTTTATAGCCTTTTTACTTTCAAAGGTTTGTTTGCTAGCGATATTGCTATAGACCTTGGTACTGCAAACACTTTAGTTTATCAGAAAAATCAGGGAATAGTGCTTGATGAGCCTTCAGTTGTAGCAAGAATAAAGGAAAAAGGAAGCTACGTTCCTTATGCTTTTGGTAAAAAAGCTAAAATGATGCTCGGAAAAACGCCTGGAGAAATAGAGGCGATAAGGCCCTTAAAGGATGGAGTTATTGCTGATTTTAAAAGTGCGGAAGAAATGCTAAAATATTTCATACGCAGTGCAAACACAAGATTCACTGTTAATAAACCTAATATTATCATATGCGTTCCATCTGGATCCACGCCAGTTGAAAGGCGTGCTATACAAGATGCAGCAGAAAGTGCTGGTGCAAATGAAGTATTTTTAATTGAAGAACCAATGGCTGCAGCAATCGGAGCTGGGCTCCCGGTTACTGAACCTGAGGGTTCTATGATCGTTGATATAGGAGGCGGTACAACTGAAGTTGCAATTATTTCTTTAGGCGGAATTGTTTATTCACGTTCTGCCAGAGTAGGTGGTGATATTATGGATGAAGCAATAAAATCGTATATTCGTGAAAATCATAAGTTATTAATCGGTGAAACAACTGCTGAAAAAATTAAGAAAAACGTAGGTTCAGCCAGTCTGCCAAGCGAAAATAACAAAGAGGGAATGATAATTAAAGGCAGGGATTTAGTGAGTGGCATGCCAAAAGAAATGCTTTTATCAGAACACCAACTTGCAGAGAGTTTAATAGAGCCTGTACATCAGATAATTTCTGCTATTAAAACAGCATTGGAGAGCACTCCCCCCGAACTTTCTTCTGATATAGTCGATAGAGGAATAGTTTTGTCCGGTGGCGGCGGATTATTGCGTAACTTGGGCAAAGTTATCAGTGAAACAACAAAATTACCGGTTCGTGTTGCAGATGACCCACTTTGTTGTGTTGCCTTAGGTAGTGGAAAAGTGCTTGAAAACATGGACTACTTCAGTCATGTTTTATTTAAGCAAGATTAATCACGATAATTGTTTTTGTATCCGTTCAGCCAATGGCGTCAACTTAAGAGCCTCCATTAGCAAACTCTCCTATGGATTTTCTGAAAAGTTTTTGAGTATATTGTATTTTTAATTTGTAGAATAAGATTTTTTCCTTTCTGCACGTCTCGTCTAAAAAGGACACATTTTAAACTTTTTTGTTGCAATAAAATAGAAACAAAAGTGCTGTTTATTGCACTTTTTGGATAATTTAATGATAAAAAATTTAGAGAGAAATTTTACACACTATCGCTTATATTTTTCCTTAAGTTGACGCCATTGGCTGAACGGATACGAATTAAGTTTCTGGATCCCAGTGTCTGGGCACTGGGATGACACCTTTGTGTTTGCATAGCTGTACGAACATTGTGATTTGAGAGCAATTTCCACAAGGGAGGATGTCATTCCAGTGCTTGACACTGGCATCCAGCTTCTATACAACTTCATCAAAAACATTCATTTAGTGTAAGATCAGCTACTTTCCATGCTAGTTTGCTTGTTCACAAGCAAACTTTTCTGGATCCCAGTGGGCTTTGTTGCATAGCAACCGAAAAAACCTGGCAGTTACTGACAAAATTCATTATAAAATAGCCATTTAACCGCTTAAGGAAAAATATGCCACAGAAAATGAAAGTCTGTAACCAAAACGAATATAACAAATTCCTTGAAAAAAGAGGAAATATTTTTCGTTACATCGATGAAGCTATCGAAAATTGGTATGAAAATAGTCCAAAAATGCAGGGTGGCAACTATATTTATAGTGATAAAGTTGTGATTTTGGTGCATATAATCGTTAATCTTTTTAGAATTGGCTTAAGACAAACAGTCGGGTTTATAAAAGGATATTTGCAACAAATAGGAAGAGATTTGGCAGTTATCAGCTATTCACAAGCATCAAAAGAAACTTAATATTAAGATCAATGATTGCAGAGTTGATAAAAATAATATGGAAGATATCGAAATTGCTATAGACAGTACAGGAATTAGTATATACAACAACACACAGCAAGGAAAATAGATATAAAGACAAAAATTCCACCAATAAACAATGCGGCAGAACATCCAGAAATAGATTATATGTCTGACAGGAATGCTGCTATTAGGTTAATAAAATTATACGGTGAAGATGGCATGAAAGAATGGAAAAAAGAAGTAAATTATGGCTTATGTTGAAGGGTTTTTCTCAAGATTAAAGCAAATATTTGTTTAGCCGAAGTAAATCGTGAAAAAGAATTGCTGATTAAGTGCTATTTGCTTAATCAATTTACTGACATTGGTATAGCTAAATTCGAAATGGCTACATGAATTTATCGTAAATTACTACCGCATAAGGTGCGGTGCAACAAAGCCCACCGATTCATTCTACTGCAACGCAGAAAATTCGTACAATTGTGCATGATGTGGGGCTTCTGGCTACATTTTTCTATTAAACTCACCTTTCTTTATGTAACAGATTTCGTGCTGAATTTCAAATTTAATGCGCCTAGATATACAAGCATTCCTAGCAAAACCATAGGTATAGAAAGCAACTGCCCAATAGTTAAATTAAGCCACAAATAGCCAATTTGATAGTCTGGTTCGCGAAAAAACTCAACGAAAAAACGTGCTATTCCATACCACATAACTGCAATACCAGTTAACGCACCGTGATACAGTCTTATTCTAGTCAAGAAAAACAGTGAATTTGCAACTGCAAAAAGTAGCAGTCCTTCAAAAAGTGCCTCATAAAGCTGGCTTGGATGACGCAGCAAATTATCACCACTCTCTGGAAATACCATACCCCATGGCATAGTTGTAACTCTGCCAAATAACTCTCCGTTTATAAAATTGCCCATGCGCCCTAAAAATAAACCTATGGGAACTCCGCAAGAAACTAAGTCCAGTGCATAAAATGTAGGGATATTATGTCTTTTACACGAGATTATTACTGCAAGCAAAACTCCTATAGCACCACCATGAAATGACATCCCTCCTTCCCAGGTCTTCAATATCTCGATAGGGTTGCTTATATAAAGAACTGGATCATACATCAATACGTAGCCAAGTCTACCTCCAAGGATAATACCTACAATAGTGGCTGTTAATAACGAATCGTAAAAATTCTTAGTAAATATTTTTTGGTCATCTAGCTTATGTAAATACCAATATGCAAACACTATACCCAAAACGTAGGCTAAGGAATACCAATATATAGAAACAGGACCGATGCTGAAAATTACTGGATTTAAAGACATATTTTGCTATAAATTATTCTTAGACAATCTACTTTTTTCACGATCCCACTCTCTCTGTTTTATGGTTGCTCTCTTATCGTAGAGTTTTTTTCCTTTTACAATGGCAATTTTAGTTTTTGCCAATCCTTTATCGTTAAAATAGACCGAAAGCGGCACAACAGTTATCCCAGCAGTCTTGATTTGACCAATTAGTTTATTTATCTCCTTTTTATGCAAGAGTAATTTACGTTCCCTTTTTGGTTTATGATTTTTTCGGTTCGCAGCTTTATATTCTGCAATATGCATATTGTGCAGCCATACTTCGCTATTCTTTTCGACAACGTAGGCGTCGGAAATATTTACTTTTCTTTCTCTTAGCGATTTAACTTCACTGCTTAATAAGACCATACCCGCTTCAAATTCTTCTAAGATGAAATATTCAAACCTTGCTTTCCTATTTTCTGCAATAACTTCCATATCTAAAGATATCTTTAAGCTTCAATATATTACAGAGTTTTTGACTTAATTCATAATAAAACAGTTATCCCAATAAATATAAGGTGCCAGGCTAGTCTGATAGCAACAGGATAACAAAAATCAAGTAAGTGCTTTTTTTGTCTCTCTAGGCACAAGTTCCTGCTTTACTCCTTTCATTTTAGTTTTAGGCTTTGACATTATATATTGACCAGCACCAACTATGAGCACAGATCCTGCAGCTAGCCCAATTATTGCTGGTACAGATAGGGCAGTAGCAAATGCAAGTGCAACACCAACTATCACTGCAGTTACAAAACACACAACAACACCTTTTACAATTGCATTTTTTGCAGACTGTTCTTTTTCTTTCACAATTGCATTTTTTCCAACCTGTTTTTCTTCCTTTTTCTCTGGAAGCTGCATTACATCTTTATTTTCAGTAAGATCCTTTGGCGTTTTTTTATTCTCATTTTTTAACGTCTGTTTTTCTTCCGCTTCCTTTAAAAGCTGAACTATACCTTGATCTTTAGTAAGGTCTCTTGGCGTTTTTCCATCAACATCTTTTAATGAATGGTCTGCTCCAGCTTCTAGCAGAACTTTTACTATACCTTCGTGGCCATTTTTAGTAGCAAAATGTAAAGGAGCCCATCCTTTATCATTTTTTGCATTAACATTTGCTTTGTTTGCAATTAGAACTGTTACTACCCCTGTTTTGTTCGCTAGAACAGCAAGATGCAAAGGAGTATATCCACCATTTTTTGCATCAACGTTGATTCTTTCTGCTTTTGATAGAGCTCGTACTATCTCTTCGCGGTCATTTACAGCAGCACGATGTAAAGGAGTCCATCCTTTATCATCTTCTGCATTAACATTTGCTCCCTTTCCAATTAGAAAGTTTACTACATCTTTGTGGCCATTTACAGCAGCAATATATAAAGGAGTATATCCATCACTATTTTTTGCATCAACGTTGATTCCTTCTGCTTTTGATAGAGCTTGTACTATCTTTTCGCAGTTCTTTTCAGCAGCAAAATGTAAAGGAGCCCATCCTTTATCATTTTCTGCATTAACCTTTGCTCCTTTTCCAATTAGAGTGTTTACTACAGCCATACGCGTCAAGTTAAGGAAAAGTGTAAGTAAAATTGATAGAGTGAAGGAAAAGAATAAGGTATAAGTTCTCTTGGATATGTGAATGAGAGAACTTACAATGGACAGAATAGCTTGCTTATCAAAAGACCTCAATGAATTCTTTAATGAAAAAGCAGACGAAATATCAATTGCAGTAGGTTTTATAAAAAGAAAGAGAAAACTTAATGGCTCATCATTCATAAAAGCTATGGTTTTTGGTAACATAGGAGTTGGTGATTGCAGCATAGAAACAATGTGCCAATTGCTAAATGAAGACTCGATAGAAATTACAAAACAGGGTTTGGATTTTAGATTTACTGAAGAAGCAGTGGAATTTATGAAAAGAATGTATAATGAATCTTTAGTTTTATTTAAAAACAGCTTACAGGTTGATTGCAGAATTTTGAAGCAATTTAGAAGCATTAAGCTATTGGATAGTAGCTATATTAGCCTGCCCAGTAGCATGGAAGATATGTACAAAGGATATGGGAGTAGCTATAGAGATTGTGAGAGTAATACCAAATCAGGAATAAAGCTGCAGTTAGTCTTTGATTACCTGAACCAAGCGCTAGATAAGTTAAATTTAATAGAAGGAATAAGGTCGGATCAAGGTTATAGGGATTATCTGAACGGTTTATCAGCCAATGATTTGCTAATATTTGATTTGGGCTACTTTGTGCCTAGTTCTTTTAAACAGATTGATGAAGCAGGTGCATATTTTGTTAGTCGTTATAAGTCTGATACCAATATATATGATATAGAAACAAATCAAAAAATAGAGTTGTTGGAATGTTTAGAAGGTCAATCCCTTCTAGAGATGGAAGTGCTATTAGGAAAAGAAGTAAAAATTAAAGTGAGAATTATATGTCAAAAATTAACTGAAGAACAGTCTATAATTAGAAGAAGAAGGGCTAATAAGTTAGCAAAATCACATGGATATACATCTTCTCAAAAGAATCAAAAATTGCTGGATTGGTCGATATTCATAACTAACGTTCCAGAGAGTAAAATCAGCGCTGAACAAGTATTAACAGTTTACAGGGTAAGATGGCAGATTGAATTATTATTTAAATTGTATAAGAGTCACATCAGGCTTGACGAACTTAAAGGAAAACCATACAGAGTATTATGTGAACTATACGCTAAATTGTGCGCAATTCTTATATTTCATGGAATAGTTGGTTGTATAAAACTGAAAGAGAATACAGAGCTGAGTTTAACAAAGGCATTCATTGAATTAAAAAGAAGGATTAGGGAGTTGTTTTTAGCGTTAAGCAGTAAAATTAATAATTTGAGAATTTTCCTGAAAAAACTTACCACAGACTGGTCACAATTTTCTGTGAAAGATAGATATAGAAAAACTAGAGTATCCACCTTAAGTTCATTGAATTTTCTTACCCTTTTCCTTAACTTGACGCGTATGGCCCTGACAACCGTCATCCCGCTACTTGTTAGCTGATGAGATACCGCGAATGAATCGCGGTATGACGGTTCGCGGCGGTATAATGAAGCTTGAAAGCAGATCACCTTTCACGACCCGTGTTTACTTCATTCACTTTAGGAGTATTAACAGGCGTTATTGCCGGGTTCTCAAGCTTTGTTGCCTGCCTCAAACCCTCGCTTACACTTTTGTCCTTTAAAATTTCATCAAGCTGCTTACTCTTTTGTTGCTCTTCGTTATTTGACGTATCTCTTTGAGCATCTTCTTTCATGCCACGAGCATTCTCTACATCCTTTTCACCTTCACCTAAAAGTTTTTCTAATATTTTCTTAACAAAGCGCTTCAGAAGACTCAAAAATCCTTCTTCTTTTTGATTTTCTTGTGGTTGAGGTGTGTTATCTTTTTTGTCCAGCTCAGTATTGAGCTTCTCTTTTACAGAACTTTTGCTCACTGAGGGATTAACGGTTTGTGAATCGTGCTCTGATGCTGTTTGCACAGAAGCTTCAGTAGTTTGCGTGCCTTGCCTAACTTCTTGCGGTATTACACCTAATCTACTTCTTTTACTTGTACCAAACTCTTTCCTTAACTCCTGTGTTGATCGTCTAAGTTTATCTATTTCTTCGTCGTTCTGTTTTTGTCGTTTTTCAAGTTCTTTGTTTAACTTTGCAATATTTTCCATTTTATTCTCAAGCTCCTTATTTTTCACAGCTTTTAGAGCCTCTGTTCCTTTTGCGATATAATTAACCTTCTCTTCTAATGAGGTACCTTCTGGAAAAGCATCTGGAGAACGTTCAAAAACATCTTTAAACTTTTTTTCAACACTTTCTTTAGATGTCTGGGCCATACCTGTTACCTATTAAAACATATCATATAACCAGTATATTAGCTAATTATATAAAAAATAGTTAACATAACTTGTGGTAAAGAGTAAGAGCGTCCTATTTATATCTTTTTCATTAAAATGCTATTTACTTATTAAGTTAAAATGTATAATTATATAAGAAATGAAAGATAGCCCATTAGCAGTAGTATTCGA is part of the Wolbachia endosymbiont (group A) of Anomoia purmunda genome and harbors:
- a CDS encoding ankyrin repeat domain-containing protein, which translates into the protein MAVVNTLIGKGAKVNAENDKGWAPLHFAAEKNCEKIVQALSKAEGINVDAKNSDGYTPLYIAAVNGHKDVVNFLIGKGANVNAEDDKGWTPLHRAAVNDREEIVRALSKAERINVDAKNGGYTPLHLAVLANKTGVVTVLIANKANVNAKNDKGWAPLHFATKNGHEGIVKVLLEAGADHSLKDVDGKTPRDLTKDQGIVQLLKEAEEKQTLKNENKKTPKDLTENKDVMQLPEKKEEKQVGKNAIVKEKEQSAKNAIVKGVVVCFVTAVIVGVALAFATALSVPAIIGLAAGSVLIVGAGQYIMSKPKTKMKGVKQELVPRETKKALT
- the lgt gene encoding prolipoprotein diacylglyceryl transferase, whose protein sequence is MSLNPVIFSIGPVSIYWYSLAYVLGIVFAYWYLHKLDDQKIFTKNFYDSLLTATIVGIILGGRLGYVLMYDPVLYISNPIEILKTWEGGMSFHGGAIGVLLAVIISCKRHNIPTFYALDLVSCGVPIGLFLGRMGNFINGELFGRVTTMPWGMVFPESGDNLLRHPSQLYEALFEGLLLFAVANSLFFLTRIRLYHGALTGIAVMWYGIARFFVEFFREPDYQIGYLWLNLTIGQLLSIPMVLLGMLVYLGALNLKFSTKSVT
- a CDS encoding rod shape-determining protein, with amino-acid sequence MNFVRKLTGKFYSLFTFKGLFASDIAIDLGTANTLVYQKNQGIVLDEPSVVARIKEKGSYVPYAFGKKAKMMLGKTPGEIEAIRPLKDGVIADFKSAEEMLKYFIRSANTRFTVNKPNIIICVPSGSTPVERRAIQDAAESAGANEVFLIEEPMAAAIGAGLPVTEPEGSMIVDIGGGTTEVAIISLGGIVYSRSARVGGDIMDEAIKSYIRENHKLLIGETTAEKIKKNVGSASLPSENNKEGMIIKGRDLVSGMPKEMLLSEHQLAESLIEPVHQIISAIKTALESTPPELSSDIVDRGIVLSGGGGLLRNLGKVISETTKLPVRVADDPLCCVALGSGKVLENMDYFSHVLFKQD
- a CDS encoding carboxypeptidase, which produces MKSYKFLEEVLYRVKNIENTLKVLNQSQLNIEDKVEQMSLLEEIRHEIISHDVIKESLADALGNKKSANTQQLKLIERIHKSNSAVPIDLVKSLSKAKVECQNLWKLSHSETSNLEKLKERFTDLIKLIREVASIKSQQLKCSKYDSLLADSDSDITEKNIKEVFPKVGKFFSENVDKIIEKQKKDKVTNIQKIATQKQIELGSLCLQQMGIALNEIRTSYYHHIDYDESDFCYGLFSLLRHSGYAIYQKCLAQNSISSPITRHVMYETQGLFMERMIGTSREFIEFIQPHIKEKFTIKGKTNSSVENLCLVFNEINLSSFLKNADEFSLLAHIMLRTKLEQDIINGTLEVKDLHDAWLEGMKHYKIPVKAKNELNTYFQDEYWASGVMGYFPIKIIALIAAVQIFSFVKKNHYESLSAIIKGDFSLLISWLSQNVYSAKCGLELLKKVTGKGLDVECVTYYLSEKYNLS
- the smpB gene encoding SsrA-binding protein SmpB; this encodes MEVIAENRKARFEYFILEEFEAGMVLLSSEVKSLRERKVNISDAYVVEKNSEVWLHNMHIAEYKAANRKNHKPKRERKLLLHKKEINKLIGQIKTAGITVVPLSVYFNDKGLAKTKIAIVKGKKLYDKRATIKQREWDREKSRLSKNNL
- a CDS encoding IS4 family transposase; amino-acid sequence: MDRIACLSKDLNEFFNEKADEISIAVGFIKRKRKLNGSSFIKAMVFGNIGVGDCSIETMCQLLNEDSIEITKQGLDFRFTEEAVEFMKRMYNESLVLFKNSLQVDCRILKQFRSIKLLDSSYISLPSSMEDMYKGYGSSYRDCESNTKSGIKLQLVFDYLNQALDKLNLIEGIRSDQGYRDYLNGLSANDLLIFDLGYFVPSSFKQIDEAGAYFVSRYKSDTNIYDIETNQKIELLECLEGQSLLEMEVLLGKEVKIKVRIICQKLTEEQSIIRRRRANKLAKSHGYTSSQKNQKLLDWSIFITNVPESKISAEQVLTVYRVRWQIELLFKLYKSHIRLDELKGKPYRVLCELYAKLCAILIFHGIVGCIKLKENTELSLTKAFIELKRRIRELFLALSSKINNLRIFLKKLTTDWSQFSVKDRYRKTRVSTLSSLNFLTLFLNLTRMALTTVIPLLVS